The Candidatus Nanopelagicales bacterium region ACCCCCACGGGGCCGTCCTGGCGCCCCCCGTGAAAACGCAACCCCGGGGGGTAGGCGGGCTGGACACCCGGCCGCTCTGACTAGGGGATTTACGAGGGAATCAGGAAGGAAACACGAGGCGCCCCCGACAGGATTCGAACCTGCGCACATGGCTCCGGAGGCCACTGCTCTATCCCCTGAGCTACGGGGGCTCGGGAGCCCAATGCTAACAGCGGACCCGCGAATGGCCGCCAGCAAGATTCGGCCAAACGACGGGCCAAGTCGCCCTCAGCGCTCACTGCTGTCGGCGAACAACGCGACCCACACCGTGGCCTGAGTCTCATCGGTCCAGCTAACCCGATGACGGCGATGGGCGGGCAGCAGCACAGCATCCCCCGCGCCGAGCTCTAGGTCAACCTGGCCTGCTACCTCTAGCCGAGCGGAGCCTGCCAGGACCGCGACCCATTCATCTTCTTCCTGGTCGTACCACTGCCCCTCGGGCGTGGTTTGACCCCGAGAAATGATCCGCTCCAGACGCCAACCCGTGCCCGCCAGAAGCACTTCGACGTGTTCGCCTTCCTCGCCCAAACTCGCGACATCGGTGAGTCGCTGGACGCGGACCCTCTCCGGCAGTTCCGACTCGCGCTCTGCGCCCGCCAACCGAATCAGCCCTTCGCCGGTGCTTCTTCGACTCTTAGCTCCACTACCCCGGTCCAGCTTTCGTCTGGGCCTAGCACCCGCCATCCGACATCTCGGCCGTCATCGACCGTCATGTGGATCGCGTCCGTCGGACACGTATAGGGCTCGATCGCGAATGAGGCCCGGTTCGCGGGCGTGAACACGACGATGTCCCGCCAATTCGAGTCGCAACGCATGACCATCGCGAAATCGCCACCAACCAGTCGCGCCCGATCCATCAGACCGTCGCCGCCTGAGTCGAACCTCGACAGCTCGGTAAGGACGTCATCCAACTGCCGATCCCCGATCTCTGGCGAGCTGCGGAAATCGCGGAGTTTGTCGACAGGAAGCACTTCTCGGGTCGGAATGCATCCTTCGAGTCGCCAGTAGCCATGGGAGTCGATCCACACGCCGCACTCTTCGATCGACCCGGCCCCGAGCGGCGAGAAGTACGGATGGAAACCAAGTCCGAACGGGACAGGGTGATCATCCGGGTTGCTCACGGTCGACGTGACCTTCAGAGCTTGGTCGGTGAGGGCGAACGTGACCGCGAGGACGAGATCGCCGGGCCACTGGCCTAGATGCTCGGGTGCGTCTTCCGAGATCCGGAAGACTCCCATCACGGAAGAACCCTCGTCGGCGTCCCCAGGCTGGAATCGTGTCCAAGGCGTATCGCAGGCGAAACCGTGCAGGCAGTGGCGACCGTCAGGGTCATTGGCAGTCAGCTGGTAGTCCGTTCCATCCCACTCATAGCGTGACTCGGCGATCCGGTTGGGCCACGGGAAGAGAATCGGAATCCCGTTGTGAGTTGGACTGCCACCCGCCAATACATCAGGCTCAGAGTGGATGACTGGGACGATCCTCTCGCCGATCCGGAGGCGCAGGTCTATGCAGTTGAAGCCGAGCGCTGGGTAGATCGTGGCGGCCGCGCCGCCTTCAGTGCTGAGCTGGATGAGTGTTGGATCGCGGTCTGACTGGCCCACGGCGTGCGCCTGATCTGCACGTCCGCCAAGACCTGGCACGGTGATGCGCCTTCCGCTCGGGTCAACGTAAACGGTCATAGGCGCATGGTTCCAGAAACTGATGCCCGAGTGGTCCCAAGACTGCCGACGCGATCCCGGTGGCATGCTGTTCGCGTGGCAGAAACCAGGGCAGCCTCGAGCCTCCGCCGCTTCCTCGCGATCTGGCCAGACGAAGGAGCAGTACTCGATCTGGCCCAGCGCACCGATAGTTTGCGCGAGACTTCGCCGCGATGGGTGAGATGGCAGTCACCACAACGCTGGCACGTAACCATCATGTTCCTGGGCACCCGTGAGATCAGCCAGCGCCGCCTAACGAAGGCGGCATCCCGGATCGCGGCCGAGACGACGGCTACCCCCATACGGCTTGAAGGGAGCGGCCGTTTCTGCGACGTTCTCTGGGTCGGAGTCGAGTCTGGACCTTGGCTCGGATCGCTGGCGCGACTCCTGTCTGAGCGCCTCGCACCAGGAACTCGGCCGGAGACGTTCCGCCCTCACCTGACCGTAGCCCGTGCGCGGGGCAGGGCGCTGCCATCGGACCAGCAGGCCAAGCTCAGCTCGTACCGGGGACCGACCTGGCAGCCGGCGAGTCTGACTTTGGTCACGTCGACGCTTGGGCCACGGCCCACCTACCAGATTGTCGAGAGCTACCCATTCGCGT contains the following coding sequences:
- a CDS encoding cupin domain-containing protein, translating into MAGAERESELPERVRVQRLTDVASLGEEGEHVEVLLAGTGWRLERIISRGQTTPEGQWYDQEEDEWVAVLAGSARLEVAGQVDLELGAGDAVLLPAHRRHRVSWTDETQATVWVALFADSSER
- the thpR gene encoding RNA 2',3'-cyclic phosphodiesterase; translated protein: MAETRAASSLRRFLAIWPDEGAVLDLAQRTDSLRETSPRWVRWQSPQRWHVTIMFLGTREISQRRLTKAASRIAAETTATPIRLEGSGRFCDVLWVGVESGPWLGSLARLLSERLAPGTRPETFRPHLTVARARGRALPSDQQAKLSSYRGPTWQPASLTLVTSTLGPRPTYQIVESYPFA